The sequence aaactatgcTTCttataaaatggattttttttcatgtataacCATTTGATTAATTACCAATGTATAGTTACTGACAGCGATGGCAGTAAAATATCCTTCCAGATTGCTTTGAATTTTACATACTATTATACTGATGGGTAATTTCAGCACCAAAACTATTGTCAATACTCTTAattctgaaaaagcaaagaaaacatggcTGCACTGCTAAGAACAACTATATCAGACTGTATATTATCATATTGACTTTCAAGTTCGACTGTTTCAAGTTTAACAAGTTCAATCAGACTTGTTCCATACAGGTCATTTCCTCAATTATTCTCTTTACTTGCAATTGATCAACTCTCTTAAATTTCTATCAGAAAGTGAAGTAGgtggaaaataaaagacaacaatgaaaaatagtttcaaGTTCTCATGAGATTGTCAAGGTTAGCAATTCTCCCAGTGCCATGCAAATTCAAAAATTGTGGGCACAACCCCCATGTTTACCAAGGATCGCGCTCACACTGCTTTTACCTTGGCTAGACAAGGCAGAGAACAATGACACAACAggataaaatgagaaaatcctagtgctttcctgctgcctgcctgcctatCAGCATGACATGACCTAAAAGTTTGGGACTGTCCAGAGCTAGTTCTCCTCTTTCAAATCTGGACAGAATTTGCCAACCAATTTACAAAATTGTCACATAGAAATTACAGATATATATGTAACCATTTAGTTTCATTTCTTTAGGAAAACACCTTTACCAAACCTTTTGGTTAAAAAATgagctaaaaagaaaattcatacaTCTTTTGAGTAATCTTTTGAGTAATTACTAGAGCAGACCTGAAGAACATGAATCCTCAATATGTCAAAGACACAAATGTAGCCTTCATAGAAAACTCTTTAAatgttgctgtattttaagTCCACATCCTTCCCCCAGGGTTAGAGTGCAATGGATGGATGGGACATCCAGGCACACCTCTTACATACTTCACAAGAGAGGTATGGTGGAATTGAATAAGAAAGTGTGCTGGAGCTATGTCAACTTGAAGCTGGAACAGATCAGACATCTCCATTTTGTTGTTCTGGCAAGAGGATTGTTAAGAAGTCACTCTAATGGCTCTGACCAGCATCAGACAGGCACTGCTGGGCTCATTAGCTTGATCACAAAAGCAGCCACATAGGATGAAGCcagaatatttacattttcctcCAGTGAGGCCTAGTTACAGAACAGTTGGTTACCAAGacttacatattttttatcACTCAACACTACTTTGGTGTGGTGAAGCACTGGTAGTAATGCAACCACTCAGTTATCTGTtttacacagaaacaaaagagcTGGATGTGGCAAATTATTTGCTGATTTTGCACACACCCTACTACCATACCAACATGAAATTCACTTCTTGAAAcgctaatttaaaaaaaaaaaaaaaaaggagataagcAAATATAAGGCCCTTGTGTAACTGGCcttctaaatttatttattttctaaatctaCATATTCCTCACCTTGAAAACATGTTTCACATGAGCAACATCAAAAGTGACATGCAGTTTTTCAAGCAGCTTCATTGTGCTGTCTAAATCAATCTTCCCATTCATGAACTCATCCTGAATGATGTTCAAAAACCATGTACAAGAGATCACATTAAGGAAACATCTGCCCCATGTCATTGTCTCTTAGTGGGGGGGGCAGGGTTAGAGGTTTAAATATTTGAACCTAAAAAGcttgcatatttttcttctcatactcaaacctcctttttttctgatttctgataGCAGGTCATGGGGTGTGCAGAAACACATTGCTCCACACCCAGAGACCCTGAGGAGTAAGAGTGACAGAAAAGAGCCAAAGAAAGTCACAGGGAGGGTACGCAGGAAAACGAAAGGTAGTCAGGGTGAAGAAAGGGCTGTAGTGAGAGAAAGGAAACGTGGGGAGGCCAAAGGGATCAAGCTGCCATAGGGGACAGTTGGAAGAGGGGTGTCCACAACAAGCAGCAGTGCCTCGAGGGCGCCTGGCACCCTGCCCACCCAACAGGCCTAACCGGCCCCAGCTGAACCTCCTCTGGTCCCATATGGGCTTAGGGTGGGCCTGGGCCTTGGGGCAGGCATGGGCAGAGGGAGGTTACATAATGGCAGCTGTCACaaggaagagcaaggagaggaggaggataTCTGTTCTCCTCCATGGCAGCTCCACATTGCCTGCTCTGGTCTCTTCACTCCAGTGGTGTTGGCAGCGTTTGGTAGAACATCACTTCGGCTtgctccagctcccagcaggcccctttcccctccctcgcacccctctgcccctgctggggcccccagcaccctcccggCTCTGTCCCCAGACTGAGCCCCCTGCTTGGGCTGGCCCCGGGTGCTGCTGTGAGGTCACAAACTGCGGGGCCCTGGAGCAGGGCCCTGCCCACCGCTGCTCCCCACACCCCACCATCTTGTGGTTTTGCCCTCAGGCTCCCTGTGCCCCCTTCCCTCACCAGTGGTGCCCTGACCTTTGCTTGGCCAGGACTCCCAGCATGAGCGTGAAGCAGGGTGAGCCGGAGAAGGTGTCCCTCATTTGCAGACTGCTGCACCAGTCCCCTCCTGGGGAGTTTGGGCAGGTTGTCCAAGACCTCTATGCTCTGGTCAAAGATGATGAGCTGGTGAGGCAGGAGGCTACCCACGCTGGTGCCCATCACAACAAGAAAAACTTCACCCCTGTCCAAGTAAATGGGAGCACTGTGCTATTGACCCACTACAATGATTTAGGGGGAAACCGCTTCTTTTACCCCCAAGACAAATTCTCTTTTGAGTTTGACCATTTGAGTGGAATAACCAGCAAAACCTATTTGCACAGCGTGATGTTAGATGAGGAGGagctgtggagaggagccctcCACAAGGGATTGAACACCTATGTGAACTGCTACTTTCCAGCAGGGAACTGCTGCGTGTTCAAAAAATCCCTGGGCAAAAGGCAGATGTTTGTGTCCTGCATTGAGGCTCATGAGTACCAGCCCTTAAAACACTGGAACAGCCTTTGGAAGTCTGACTGGACTTTTGCCCTGACTCCAATTATGACTCGGGTTACAGGGGTATTTCTTCTCCAGTTACACTACTTCAAAGATGCTAACCTCCATGGTACCATCAGAAAGTCTGTAAGTGAGTCTCTGCATGTGATAGACCGAAATCAGTTTGTCTCAGATTTTGTGAAGTTCGTGAAAACTGAAGATGACAAGATTCATACTGCTATTCTGCAAAACATTCAGGCCTTGTCAGAGGATATGTGGAGGAAAGATCTGCGAAGGAAACTCCCTGTTACTCGTACTTTTATGAACTGGAATGAGCTGTTGAAAAATTATCATCGAAAGACCAATGTCTCCAATAAAGTACCTGCATAATTACCGAATTGCACTGTACGATACAGTGgcataaataaatagagaaggACGAAACAGAATTGTTATGTAGTTGATCTATTTCTAGATCGCTCAGGAGTGCAGAAGCTGTCATCAGTCAATTACCACTTTGAAAAtcgtttgctgttttttttgttgccttttattttttttttttttaactttcctgtACTTTTTAACTGCTTCTAGAGGTACTAGCAATGGTCACTGTCAAAGGCAGTACACTGCTACCGGTGAGCCAGCAAGCAAACTGTTACTGTCCCTTGTAATTTTCTTCAATATTGTATGTACTTAACCTCATACTATTTGTAGCATCTCTTATAAGGAAATTGGTAAGGTAGGCTGGCAAAGATATGGAGGTGCTattactagattttttttagtgataTTGAAGCCCAGGAAATTCAGCCTTCAAGCTTTACTTGTGCATACCTCTCTGTATGCACGAGACATCCCTAAAAAAGTATCATGAACAAAGAGAGATCAGTATATAGGAGGAATAAATTTCTTGTAGCTAGCACAGAAAATACGGGACTGAATTAGGAATGTGTGCTGGGTGTTGCCTATCAGTCATCACACAATAAAGAAAGCAATGCTACTTCTCCCAGTTTTCAAGCAAGTTTTCAAGTGTTTATTACAAATTGCAAAGGAGTGTGATCCACTGCCATTTTTTCTAGTATGAAACAGTAAAATACATCCATGTATTGCTACTATGGTGGTATTCAGACAACCAGTTAATCCTGTTCTGCAAAAGTGGCTATAAAGATATAAAAGTTTTTACCTAGAAAAGTTAGAgctgtagtaaaaaaaaaaaaacaatgggggggaggggggggttgaggggagGAGGGGCAGGGCAGAGTAAGAAGGACAGCGTGGAAAGTGCAGGAGAGGACCAGAAACTGTATGGGAACCTTCAGCATTATGCAGATGTATCGGGGCTATCTCCTCAACAGCTACTTCAGATGACAAAAGTGGCAACAGCACATAAGAGATAACTTCAAAATCAGCAGCAAAGCTAAGTATACTGGGCATTTATGTTACATCAGCTAGTTTAttatattttgtgtgtgaataTAATGAGTTTCACAACCACATATTCTAGCAgtattttgtcttattttcaaGCTCTGACAGTGATACTTTGCTAACGTTTATTTCAATAAATTGCCTACTGCTTGCTGTTGTCTGTAAACATACCTTTTAATTAGTTCTATTAGAAACAAAGTTTGATTTGAAGCAGTATTGTAAACACTcaactttctaaaaatattgaAGTGAATATTTAAGCAATGTTCTTACaaatattgttgtttttaatgtaagcataagattttgcttttgctcatAACAGCTAGTGGCAATTATGTTATCATGTGGGTTGAGCATGCTCATTTGTAAATACTGATTAGTGGCATTATAGCTTCAGTGCTGACTGGCCATGATTGTTTTCATTGTCTTTGTTTTAACATGTGGTAAAAACTATGCATTATTATGTTATGGTTTGGGGGATAAGCAACATACTGTGGAAACGCTATCTTCAGCTTCTTTGATGTGAAATAAAGATTTGCATCTGTACTCATACCTGATTTAGGAGGTTCCTTATTGTACACATCAGGATATGATAATTAattacccagaaaaaaaaaaatgtctaataTAAAAACTATCATTCTACATAATTCTGTATTGATGATAAAGTCATAcgctcaatttttatttataagcaTACTTATTTATAAAGCCTTATGGCAGAAGGAGAGGTTGTAGTGTTGTCAATATTTgaatgtaactgaaaaaaatagaagttgcatttatttatacacTGATTTTCTTTAGATTTCCATTGGCTAGAGTACATTTTTCATCTGATTGTTTATCTTTATGGTCATTCAAAACAAAGATCCTGGGAGTTTATGCTAATTCTTTTGCAGAAAGGTACTCATCATGCAGGGTTTCCTTCCCGCAAGCAAAAAGCAGACAGCTGCCCTTGTAACGATGTCCCTTGACAATACCTCTTACAGATGCCCATTTGCTAGAGAATCTGCACCATGTACTTGAAGAGGGAGAAGGATGGAGCATGGAGACCATTCCCTGTGTTCCTTTGATTCTTCACAGAAAGCTACATTACCTATGGGTCATTCTCTCTTCACCCCACAGCTGCTACTGAGATCCATCCAACATCAATCCAGCTCTTTTAATGTCCATGTTGCTGCTAGAGACTATTCAATGAGCAAGCAGCTGTCTTTACATGGTAATTATTTGAATATGTGattatttctttattgaaaattagagtaattttattaaaaatattatacaaCCCAGGGCTGCTATAAAGAAGATGGCCTGTTGTTAGTGTAGTTCATGTATGCAGTACAGAACAAGGGATGAATTTTTGACATAAATTCAAGTGCAAACAGAAATGGGGACATAGCACTAGAAATTCTGAATTGTGAAAAAAGCACTTTTACTTAAACACAAATAATGAGCATATACTAACAACAAGGAAACATGGAaaagactaaataaataaaggactTTCAGATAGATACTCGGTTTCAACATCTATTCCACCATGTCAATCCCTTGTCAGATGCAAGCCTATGATATTTTGCGATACACTGTTCTGTAGAATTAAATTCTTTCTTTAGAATGCAGTTTCCATAGGGCAAAACTGTAGCAAAGAGtgcaagaataaaaacatttaacagtGAAGGATTGGGTAGTTTTCCTGTCTTCCCTATCAGTCTACCTTTTCTGAactttccattttccctcagtttCCTTTCCAACTAAAAGAGGCAATCTATGACATCAAAATCTGCAACAAAAGCTGCTCAGAGGGTCAGTTTGGGCAGAGTAAAGGTTCTGATGTGGCTGAAAATGCAAGCCTATGAAATGAATCCAGAAAAGGTAATTGCAATACAGGCTTTGTCAGTTTTCCCTCTACATTCTTCAAAATGGTCCTTTTTATTCTTTGGCTAAGTTTAAACATGGGGAGGAATAAATATTATGAGAAGAAAGCTAATGTGTATAACTCCATTGAAAAATTTAATGAACTTCTTTGTATATGCTTTTGTGACTGAGTATGTTTGAGATCCAGCTGCAGCTTCTTATGCTTTTGCTCCTATtggattttgctgttgtttttgtaaaaagaaTACATTCCAGCTGACATTGTCTTTATTTGTAaaatctccctccttttctgtctgctgctaAGAAAACCATTCACAATCATATACTACCTGTGAATCCTTTTTATTGGCATCAGTactctgttttgtgtttgttggtttgttttttaggaaaaaaggtAGACTGATAGGGATTGacttagaaaaaaatttaattgtCAAACTGTAACTTACTACAACT comes from Anser cygnoides isolate HZ-2024a breed goose chromosome 1, Taihu_goose_T2T_genome, whole genome shotgun sequence and encodes:
- the CAPZA3 gene encoding F-actin-capping protein subunit alpha-3 codes for the protein MSVKQGEPEKVSLICRLLHQSPPGEFGQVVQDLYALVKDDELVRQEATHAGAHHNKKNFTPVQVNGSTVLLTHYNDLGGNRFFYPQDKFSFEFDHLSGITSKTYLHSVMLDEEELWRGALHKGLNTYVNCYFPAGNCCVFKKSLGKRQMFVSCIEAHEYQPLKHWNSLWKSDWTFALTPIMTRVTGVFLLQLHYFKDANLHGTIRKSVSESLHVIDRNQFVSDFVKFVKTEDDKIHTAILQNIQALSEDMWRKDLRRKLPVTRTFMNWNELLKNYHRKTNVSNKVPA